In one window of Gouania willdenowi chromosome 8, fGouWil2.1, whole genome shotgun sequence DNA:
- the LOC114468526 gene encoding nucleolar protein 58-like: protein MAKYGEKSQSGSLQTPPTKEEEETTKEKMMKQERLADGEEEVTENGVQPKKKKEEEVEAGRGEGDEKKRKTKLKRNESHSIESEALPPGTEDEKKQKKQPQVEAAEEKEEIRDVSVKQKKKQKKDKIRGSSSKEEENKRLETNSHVHDF, encoded by the coding sequence ATGGCCAAGTACGGTGAGAAGAGCCAATCAGGAAGTTTACAAACTCCGCCcacaaaggaggaggaggagaccaCAAAGGAGAAGATGATGAAGCAAGAGCGATTAGCTGATGGTGAAGAAGAAGTGACAGAAAATGGAGTTCAgcccaagaagaagaaggaggaggaagtggaggcaGGAAGAGGTGAAGGTGATgagaagaaaaggaaaacaaagcTAAAGAGAAACGAATCACACTCCATAGAATCTGAAGCTCTGCCTCCTGGAACTGAGGACgagaagaagcagaagaaacAGCCACAGGTTGAAGCtgcagaagaaaaagaagaaatcagAGATGTGAGCgtgaagcagaagaagaaacagaaaaaggacaaaataagaGGAAGTTCCTCTaaagaagaggaaaataaaagattagAGACAAACTCACATGTTCATGACTTTTAA